CACCCGATCTACCGTACTACTTTGCAACCTCAGTAGTGTGGTGGGCGTGAAACAGCGAATGGTCGGTTCAAGTGGTTTGCGGGTGTCCAGGCTTGGTTTGGGCACCTCAACATGGGGCTCGGGCACCGAGCTGGCTGAGGCAGGCGATATTTTTAAGGCTTTTATTAATGCCGGTGGCACGCTTATCGACGTCTCCCCCAACTACACCACCGGCGTTGCCGAAGAAATGCTCGGCACGTTGTTAGATGGGCAATTCTCCCGGTCGGCTGTTGTTATCTCTTCCAGTGCTGGTGTGAATCCCGCGCTGCCTTTGGGCCGTCGGGTGGATTGTTCTCGTCGGAATTTGATTGCGCAATTAGATGTCACCCTCAAAGCGCTGAACACCGATTATTTGGATTTGTGGTCTGTGGGCTATTGGGATGAAGGTACTCCCCCACATGAGGTTGCCGATACGTTGGATTATGCCGTGCGCACCGGCCGTGTTCGGTATGCGGGTGTGCGTGGTTATTCTGGGTGGCAGTTGGCAGTTACTCATGCTGCATCCAATCATGCAGCTGCCTCTGCACGTCCGGTGGTGGTCGCGCAGAATGAATACAGCCTGCTGGAACGTCGCGCGGAGCAAGAACTTCTTCCGGCCACGCAGCATTTGGGCGTGGGCTTTTTTGCGGGTGCACCATTGGGGCAAGGTGTTTTGACTGCTAAATACCGCTCGGAGATTCCTCAAGATTCCAGGGCTGCTTCCACAGGTCGTGATGCGGAAGTCCAAAGCTATTTGGACAATCGTGCCCGCACTATCGTCGATGCACTGGATACTGCAGCCAATGGTTTAGGGATTAGCCCTGCTGTCACAGCCACCACCTGGGTGCGCGATCGTCCTGGGGTTACTGCAGTTATCGTCGGTGCCCGCACCCATGAGCAACTGTCGCATCTTCTTGAGGCAGAATCAGTGATCTTGCCAACACCAATTACTCAAGCTTTAGATGATGTCTCCCTGTGAGTTGGTCTAGGTGCATTCACTGGTAATCTGAAGCCTTGTGAATATGCGCCGTCGATCCCGTATGTCCCGTTTGCTTCCTGCCACAGCTTTGGTGGCCTCAACTGCACTTCTTTTAAGTGCATGTACGCAAGGGGTTACGGATTCCCCAGATATGGGCAAGGCCACTCCTGCGGTCTCTCCTGCAGCAAACAATCCCGATGGTCAGGTCATTGAGTTTGGCAATATCACTGACATGGAAGTAGCTGATGGTGACATCCTCGGTGTGCGCACTGAAGACTCCCTTGCTATTGGTACTGTCTCGGACTTCGAGGCGGGAAGCCAGGTGGAACTGGGCGTCGATAAGCAATGCGGGGATCTGACCGCAACCGGCGGCACTTTCGTGCTGCCCTGCGGTGATGGTGTTTATTTGATTGACGCCAAGGATCCGGATTTGGATCAGTTGCACGCCACCGAGAAGCCAGTCACAGTAGCAGCCTTGACTAGCGATAATCAATTGCTGGTGGGCAACGACGAAGATGAAGAACTTACTATTTACCGCGACGGCGAAGATCCTGAAACGTTTTCTGTAGCTGCGCCGAACACGCAGCTCATTGCGGTTCCAGTAATTGATCGCCATGATGCGGTTGTACGCACCTGGAATGACAACACCACGATCCAAGATGTGGACTACCCCAATGATCGTGAAGGCGCGACTTTGCGCGTTGGGCTTGGCGTGGGCCAAATGGCCGGCGGCGAGGACGGCCTGCTGGTGGTCTCTGATGCACTGGGTGGTCAGATTGCCATCTACAACGCCGACGATGTCATCCGCCTCCAAATGACCGCACCCACCGATGACAACCCATGGGGTGTTGCCTGGGATTCCAGCAATGCACTGGCATGGATTACTTCTTTGAGTGAAAACACCCTGGTTGGATACAAAATCTCCGAGGGCGTGCCGGAGGAACAACAGCGACTCAACACCATCGCCGACGCCCAAAACCTCGTGGTACTCAGCGATTCCACCCTCGTCGTTGCTTCTGCAACCGGCAACGGCATCCAAATTATCGACAACCCAGCATCCTAGAGAGAAGAAACATGAGCAAGCAATCTCCCGCCCGTAAGCTGCGTCAAAACGTCTACGATGCAAGCCTCAAAGTAATGTTCACTTTGCGCCCCGAACGCATCCACGGGCTGATGAACAAAGCACTCGGAGTTGTTGACGGCGTCGCACCGCTTAACCGCACCATGCAAAAAGTAATCGCAGTCCATGATGATTCCCTGTCGCAAGAAGTGTTTGGGGTTACTTTCCCACGCCCTCTTGGATTAGCTGCAGGTTTTGATAAAAATGCCTCGATGGCTGATGCCTGGGGAGCTGTTGGCTTTGGATACGCCGAGCTAGGCACCGTAACCGCATCACCACAGCCTGGAAACCCAACTCCTCGCCTTTTCCGTCTGCCTGCCGATAAGGCAATTTTGAACCGCATGGGATTCAACAACCTTGGCGCTGCAGAGGTGGCAGGCAACCTGCGGAACCGGAAATCCTCTGATGTCATTGGCATCAACATCGGTAAAACCAAAGTGGTTCCCGCTGAACATGCCGTTGATGACTACCGCCGTTCTGCATCTTTGTTAGGTGATCTTGCTGATTACCTGGTTGTCAACGTGTCCTCCCCAAACACACCGGGTCTACGCGACTTGCAGGCCGTGGAATCTTTGCGACCAATCCTTGCTGCTGTCCAGGAATCCACCACCGTCCCAGTTTTGGTGAAAATTGCACCAGATCTCTCGGATGAAGATATCGATGCTGTGGCTGACCTCGCGGTAGAGCTCAACCTTGCTGGAATCGTGGCCACCAACACCACCATTTCCCGCGAAGGCCTCAACACGCCTGCAAGTGAAGTTGAAGCCATGGGTGCCGGTGGAATCTCCGGTGCTCCAGTAGCCGCACGATCCTTGGAAGTACTCAAGCGCCTCTACGCACGTGTGGGTAAAGAGTTGGTATTGATCTCTGTCGGTGGCATCAGCACCCCCGAGCAAGCGTGGGAACGCATCACCTCCGGCGCAACTTTGCTCCAGGGTTACACCCCCTTCATCTATGGTGGTCCCGATTGGATCAGGGATATCCACCTAGGTATCGCCAAGCAGCTGAAAGCTCACGGTCTGCGCAACATCGCTGACGCTGTGGGCAGTGGCCTGGAGTGGAAGAACTAAACAGATCAAACCGTTTTTAAGTCTCTACTTGAGTCTTAGCAGCGAACAGACTGGCCTGCCGAGATCTTGAATTCTTTGCCGGTTTTGGAAGCCTCTGACCAGTCAATATGCACAGCCCACATACCGCAGAGTGTTTTCGATGAGAGGCACTCAGCAGTTTTCGGTTCTACGGTTTACGATTCATCCATAGATAAAGCAAACGGAAACAACCTAGTGCCGTAGTCAAATACTATTAAGGTGAATGGGCCTGACTTCTGCGTCTACTTTCCAG
Above is a genomic segment from Corynebacterium suranareeae containing:
- a CDS encoding aldo/keto reductase; the protein is MVGSSGLRVSRLGLGTSTWGSGTELAEAGDIFKAFINAGGTLIDVSPNYTTGVAEEMLGTLLDGQFSRSAVVISSSAGVNPALPLGRRVDCSRRNLIAQLDVTLKALNTDYLDLWSVGYWDEGTPPHEVADTLDYAVRTGRVRYAGVRGYSGWQLAVTHAASNHAAASARPVVVAQNEYSLLERRAEQELLPATQHLGVGFFAGAPLGQGVLTAKYRSEIPQDSRAASTGRDAEVQSYLDNRARTIVDALDTAANGLGISPAVTATTWVRDRPGVTAVIVGARTHEQLSHLLEAESVILPTPITQALDDVSL
- a CDS encoding YncE family protein; the protein is MRRRSRMSRLLPATALVASTALLLSACTQGVTDSPDMGKATPAVSPAANNPDGQVIEFGNITDMEVADGDILGVRTEDSLAIGTVSDFEAGSQVELGVDKQCGDLTATGGTFVLPCGDGVYLIDAKDPDLDQLHATEKPVTVAALTSDNQLLVGNDEDEELTIYRDGEDPETFSVAAPNTQLIAVPVIDRHDAVVRTWNDNTTIQDVDYPNDREGATLRVGLGVGQMAGGEDGLLVVSDALGGQIAIYNADDVIRLQMTAPTDDNPWGVAWDSSNALAWITSLSENTLVGYKISEGVPEEQQRLNTIADAQNLVVLSDSTLVVASATGNGIQIIDNPAS
- a CDS encoding quinone-dependent dihydroorotate dehydrogenase yields the protein MSKQSPARKLRQNVYDASLKVMFTLRPERIHGLMNKALGVVDGVAPLNRTMQKVIAVHDDSLSQEVFGVTFPRPLGLAAGFDKNASMADAWGAVGFGYAELGTVTASPQPGNPTPRLFRLPADKAILNRMGFNNLGAAEVAGNLRNRKSSDVIGINIGKTKVVPAEHAVDDYRRSASLLGDLADYLVVNVSSPNTPGLRDLQAVESLRPILAAVQESTTVPVLVKIAPDLSDEDIDAVADLAVELNLAGIVATNTTISREGLNTPASEVEAMGAGGISGAPVAARSLEVLKRLYARVGKELVLISVGGISTPEQAWERITSGATLLQGYTPFIYGGPDWIRDIHLGIAKQLKAHGLRNIADAVGSGLEWKN